The Zygosaccharomyces rouxii strain CBS732 chromosome A complete sequence genome window below encodes:
- the CCH1 gene encoding calcium channel protein CCH1 (similar to uniprot|P50077 Saccharomyces cerevisiae YGR217W CCH1 Voltage-gated calcium channel involved in calcium influx in response to mating pheromones) encodes MVNTKRRLTQLFEPGNNDEDDQGDTSGGHDTNIPLVKPSVNVVPPQTDDEDNYEADNDENEIGLSDKEDNETPKKESTLGNMFKNQSTSKLGKARPKLTLRTGSFNNDSNKNVGHSKSFSSLSGDLFKGKGRRRSNSSNPQDQGTSPDSNTYSDRPPKSARILSYIAAEDMDEFHDIEKDFQSAMDTDGLSWLPQLGQMRSKSSANLLVDNGPDSGKSQGYIEDADHLGDKFGESESLQPDVGHSNAPEHGKSSILGLALHSPSRKDDAGSFFDKSSHVEVSSFEVEVANFDEEQEEGSWQLYGNSLGLISPTNPVRLKLAALQMSEKYRFFMVVMLSLFTCLMAYRTYEPHSNILFSFSNWADVINFLLCVLFTLSDVSKIIAFGFWDDSEMFAAYGKKYVSLLEKFGVIKLYLYLRNKYGPQIINTIIPFRIATDEEEGKFQRKSLGDSWSEEEIKRRSKRKNFEVPRAFARSSWNRIDLTSTICFWIALFLTINDYDRKNGIRIFKTLAILRILRLVNTDTGLSSILRGIKQAVPQLINVGTMLVYFWVLFGVLGVQSFRGSFRRQCVWTNPNDPTDTYTYDNQFCGGYLDPKTGAPKNYVFADGSEGPISKGFLCPRNSKCVSDTNPYNGRVSFDNIVNAMELVFVIMSANTFTDLMYYTMDSDEMAASLFFIIAIFVLTIWMMNLLIAVLVSSFQLANERFKKKKLDLNTVESWPLRITKGYWRYFQVKARNKKFPAWARKGLFFFNKINPIFVALIVVDAILRCLLDAKVSESFTQTFFKIDVSICSVLFVESIFRLIFHLPNIWKFLTEFSYVYDLVISLLTLIISSLKVQGYLGHSYYWLSILHISRLYRVIFFFGFTSNLWRRVLGNGIMIWNLSAFYFFFTFLVSIIMSVFFEGVLPDSEEDNQSFGMYSLPNSFLSLFIIGSTENWTDILYELQSHAFNMSSSFLSSVLLIVWFILSNSVILNIFIALISETMEVKEEEKRPLQIKHYLKYVYPQKIKDYTHATLLRRVRKKFFGNRTNEDSKDFKQFLIRGTAIMNIAQNMGDLANEFRKDQNPGGLPNWLAAGLGKVTEGFSFMQKLKMYTDNPFYKNPKVIFNEGDDRTRKTFSLELDEYEDEKLEYLKMHPSFNYSYFILPPRHKFRRFCQRLVPPSVGRRTDGVQFYDDGTDEYGQKFYFRHIERDIFVLFLSIITLLLIVFSCYVTPLRRMQENMGVWGWSTYIDVGFVCILSLEFLVKTVADGVLYTPNAYLRNPWNIIDFIVLVSMWINFIAFVKNNGDLSRIFRGLTALRALRCLTISNMARQTFNMVVFDGIRKIFEATFVSLTLLFPFAIWGMNIFRGRLGTCTDNNMGRDDCYNEFTNSVFQWDVMMPRVYQQPYLYLDSFGSALRSMYEIVSLEGWVDLLENLMNSTGVGTVTSTFASPGNAVFLVLFNFLSMVFILNLFVSFIINNHAKTTGSAYYTLEEKSWLESQKLLSQAKPKVTPSLIELPRSRQFFYMLAIEKGNFYYASFLQLTLYLHIIVLLCRSYKEPHATTTFEDTYFMVSATIFFMQEIFHLYGEGFRLYIRSKWNVLRFGIVVTSFVLTAIGLKLSSDQIWFSNIKELFHLVMFLLIIPQNDTLSELAETAVASWPPILSLTYTWAILFLVYAIALNQIFGTTRLGANTTDNINFRTVIKSLIVLFRCSFGEGWNYIMDDLTVSEPYCSSTKEGSFASDCGSRTYAYILLMSWNIVSMYIFLNMFISLIIGNFSYVYRRGGSNSAIDRREVLKYSDAWAKYDSDGTGYLEFSHLPRLMHSFNGPLSFKIWEGRHTVPNLVKNYMTVNPEDPYDVKIDFPGLNKELNSIDWTEVAHRRLQYRRFVHEVLYTNSYWGAIRFSSLLQLIPLYTTYNPRECLGIDEYVRYLYNMGKVDKILDTERNLDILNMVVTSWKYCVKSKKRLPKVEDDISRQTIEVPTNPFTDEFESDSGDVNFANTPSMDFGVDNFMWSPRKR; translated from the coding sequence ATGGTAAATACCAAGAGAAGATTAACTCAGTTGTTTGAGCCTGGgaataatgatgaagatgatcaaGGAGACACATCTGGCGGCCATGACACTAACATACCACTTGTCAAACCATCAGTGAATGTGGTACCACCTCAAACtgacgatgaagataattACGAAGCtgataatgatgagaatgagaTAGGATTAAGTGATAAAGAGGACAATGAGACGCCCAAGAAAGAGTCAACTCTCGGGAATATGTTTAAGAACCAGAGTACTTCAAAGCTTGGTAAAGCACGTCCTAAGCTTACACTACGTACAGGATCATTCAATAATGATTCTAACAAGAATGTGGGCCATTCCAAGTCTTTTTCAAGCTTGTCTGGAGACCTTTTCAAAGGCAAAGGTAGAAGGCGaagtaatagtagtaatcCCCAAGATCAGGGCACTTCACCAGATTCTAATACTTATTCAGATCGTCCACCTAAATCTGCTAGGATCTTATCCTATATTGCAGCAGAAGATATGGATGAATTTCACGATATTGAGAAGGATTTTCAAAGTGCAATGGACACTGATGGGTTATCATGGCTACCACAGTTGGGTCAGATGAGGAGTAAGAGTAGCGCTAATTTATTGGTAGATAATGGTCCAGATAGCGGTAAATCTCAGGGTTATATTGAGGATGCTGATCATTTAGGAGATAAATTTGGTGAGAGTGAGTCGTTACAACCTGATGTTGGACACAGTAATGCACCAGAGCATGGAAAAAGTAGTATATTGGGGCTAGCACTGCATTCGCCATCACGAAAGGATGATGCTGGCTCATTTTTCGATAAAAGCAGTCATGTGGAGGTTTCTTCATTCGAAGTGGAGGTTGCAAATTTCGATGAAGAACAGGAAGAAGGCTCTTGGCAGTTATATGGGAATTCACTGGGGTTAATTTCTCCGACAAATCCTGTTCGTCTAAAACTGGCGGCTTTACAAATGAGTGAAAAATATAGATTTTTTATGGTGGTTATGCTATCTCTTTTCACTTGTCTTATGGCTTACAGAACTTACGAACCTCATTCCAATATTCTGTtcagtttttcaaattgggCAGATGTAATAAACTTTTTACTATGTGTCCTATTCACTCTCTCCGATGTTTCAAAGATAATTGCGTTTGGTTTTTGGGATGATTCTGAAATGTTTGCCGCCTACGGTAAGAAATACGTATCgcttttggaaaagttcGGTGTTATAAAACTTTACCTATATTTGAGAAATAAATATGGGCCTCAAATTATTAATACAATAATCCCATTCAGAATAGCaacagatgaagaagagggaaaatttcaacgtAAGTCGCTGGGCGATTCGTGGTCTGAAGAGGAGATTAAGAGGAGatcaaagagaaagaattttgaagtTCCAAGAGCATTTGCACGTTCATCATGGAATAGGATTGATTTGACTTCGACCATTTGTTTTTGGATAGCACTTTTCCTGACTATTAATGATTACGATAGAAAGAATGGTATCAGGATTTTTAAGACTTTGGCAATTTTAAGAATATTAAGGTTGGTTAATACAGACACTGGTCTCTCATCTATTTTAAGAGGGATCAAGCAGGCGGTTCCTCAATTGATTAATGTCGGTACTATGCTCGTTTACTTTTGGGTTCTTTTCGGTGTCTTAGGTGTTCAAAGTTTCCGCGGTTCCTTTAGACGCCAATGCGTTTGGACGAACCCCAATGACCCTACTGATACGTACACCTATGACAACCAATTCTGCGGAGGTTATTTGGATCCAAAAACCGGTGCACCTAAAAATTACGTATTCGCAGATGGATCAGAAGGTCCTATATCCAAAGGCTTTCTGTGTCCTAGAAATTCTAAATGTGTGTCAGATACGAATCCTTACAACGGGAGAGTCAGTTTCGATAATATAGTGAATGCGATGGAACTCGTATTTGTCATCATGAGTGCAAATACTTTCACCGATTTGATGTACTACACTATGGACAGTGATGAAATGGCTGCAAgtttgttcttcatcatagCCATATTTGTGTTAACAATCTGGATGATGAACTTGCTTATTGCAGTCCTTGTTTCTTCCTTTCAATTAGCAAATGAAAGATttaagaaaaagaaattagatTTGAATACTGTTGAAAGTTGGCCCTTGAGAATTACTAAAGGTTATTGGAGATATTTTCAAGTCAAGGctagaaacaaaaaatttcCAGCTTGGGCAAGAAAGGGcttgttttttttcaataaaatCAATCCAATATTCGTTGCATTAATCGTTGTAGATGCAATTCTAAGATGTCTTTTAGATGCGAAAGTTTCTGAGAGCTTTACACaaacttttttcaaaatcgaTGTTAGTATATGCTCAGTTTTATTTGTGGAATCAATTTTCAGACTAATTTTCCATTTGCCCAATATATGGAAATTCTTGACCGAATTTAGTTACGTTTATGATCTGGTGATTTCTCTTTTAACTTTAATCATTAGCTCTTTGAAAGTCCAAGGTTATCTAGGTCATTCCTATTATTGGCTGTCAATATTACACATTAGCAGGCTATACCGTGtaatatttttctttggattcACTTCCAATTTATGGAGACGTGTCCTGGGTAATGGTATtatgatttggaatctttctgcattttattttttcttcacctttTTGGTTTCCATTATTATGTCCGTTTTCTTTGAAGGTGTATTACCAgatagtgaagaagataacCAAAGTTTTGGAATGTACTCTTTACCTAATTCCTTTTTATCACTATTCATTATTGGCTCTACTGAAAACTGGACTGATATTCTCTATGAATTACAGAGTCATGCATTCAATATGTCTTCTTCATTCCTGAGTTCAGTTTTACTAATCGTTTGGTTTATTCTATCCAACTCTGTTAtattgaatattttcattGCCTTGATCTCAGAAACCATGGAagtgaaagaagaagagaaaagaCCACTGCAAATCAAACactatttgaaatatgtTTATCctcaaaagattaaagattATACTCATGCCACATTATTGAGAAGGGTCaggaagaaattctttggcAACCGAACAAATGAGGATTCAAAAGACTTTAAACAGTTTCTCATTAGAGGTACAGCTATCATGAATATTGCCCAAAATATGGGTGATTTGGCAAACGAGTTTCGCAAAGATCAAAACCCAGGTGGATTACCCAATTGGTTAGCCGCTGGGTTAGGCAAAGTGACAGAAGGGTTTTCTTTCATGCAAAAGTTGAAGATGTATACTGACAATCCGTTCTACAAAAATCCTAAAGTTATCTTCAATGAAGGGGATGACAGAACCCGCAAGACATTTAGCTTGGAGCTCGATGAAtacgaagatgaaaaacttgaatatttgaaaatgcaTCCATCATTCAATTATAGCTATTTCATATTACCGCCTCGACACAAGTTCAGGAGATTTTGCCAACGTCTTGTACCACCAAGTGTTGGTAGAAGAACTGATGGCGTCCAGTTTTATGACGATGGCACAGATGAGTATggtcaaaaattttacTTTCGCCATATTGAAAGGGACATTTTTGTCCTATTCCTATCGATAATAACACTCCTACTGATAGTCTTTTCATGTTATGTTACCCCTCTGCGTAGAATGCAGGAAAACATGGGTGTCTGGGGCTGGTCAACTTATATTGACGTGGGGTTCGTTTGTATCCTTTCGCTCGAGTTTCTAGTAAAAACTGTGGCAGATGGTGTATTATACACACCAAATGCATATTTGAGAAATCCGTGGAATAtcattgattttattgTACTAGTATCAATGTGGATTAATTTCATTGCATTCGTGAAAAATAATGGTGatttatcaagaattttcAGAGGACTAACCGCTCTCAGAGCTTTAAGGTGTTTGACGATCAGTAACATGGCTAGACAAACATTTAACATGGTGGTATTTGATGGTATAAGGAAAATCTTTGAAGCTACTTTCGTCTCATTAACGCTGTTATTCCCCTTTGCAATATGGGGTATGAACATCTTCCGTGGTAGATTGGGTACCTGTACTGACAACAACATGGGTAGGGATGATTGTTACAATGAATTTACTAACAGTGTTTTTCAATGGGATGTAATGATGCCCAGAGTTTACCAGCAACCTTACCTGTATCTCGATTCTTTCGGAAGTGCGCTTAGATCCATGTATGAAATTGTGTCTCTAGAAGGTTGGGTGGATttattagaaaatttgatgaaCAGCACTGGTGTCGGTACAGTGACATCCACTTTTGCCTCACCAGGTAATGCGGTTTTTTTGGTGctattcaattttttgagCATGGTTTTcattttaaatttattcGTTTCATTTATCATAAACAATCATGCAAAGACTACAGGAAGCGCTTATTATACTCTCGAGGAGAAATCTTGGTTggaatctcaaaaattattatcTCAAGCTAAACCAAAAGTAACTCCCTCTCTAATTGAGCTTCCTAGGAGCAGACAGTTTTTCTATATGCTGGCGATagaaaaaggaaatttCTATTATGCATCTTTCCTTCAATTGACCCTATATCTTCACATTATCGTTTTATTATGCCGCTCTTACAAGGAACCACACGCCACAacaacttttgaagatacCTACTTTATGGTTTCCGCCACCATATTTTTCATGCAAGAGATTTTCCATCTTTACGGTGAAGGGTTCCGTCTGTACATTAGGTCCAAGTGGAATGTTCTACGTTTTGGAATTGTTGTCACATCATTTGTTTTAACCGCCATTGGTTTGAAACTCTCTAGTGATCAAATTTGGTTTAGTAAcattaaagaattattcCATCTGGTAATGTTCCTACTTATTATTCCGCAAAATGACACCCTTTCAGAGCTGGCTGAAACGGCAGTTGCAAGCTGGCCTccaattttatcattaacATACACATGGGCAATCTTGTTTTTGGTCTATGCCATTGCCCTGAATCAAATATTCGGTACCACAAGATTGGGTGCGAACACAACGGATAATATTAATTTCAGAACTGTGATTAAATCTTTGATTGTCTTGTTCAGATGTAGTTTCGGTGAAGGTTGGAATTATATTATGGACGATCTGACAGTATCAGAACCATACTGTTCTTCTACAAAAGAAGGGAGTTTCGCCAGTGATTGTGGTTCCAGAACTTATGCATATATTTTACTAATGTCGTGGAACATTGTGTCGATGTACATTTTTTTGAACATGTTCATTTCTCTAATCATTGGTAATTTCAGTTATGTTTACAGACGCGGAGGTTCTAATTCAGCAATCGATAGAAGGgaagttttgaaatataGTGACGCTTGGGCTAAATACGATTCCGATGGTACTGGATACTTGGAATTCTCACATTTACCAAGACTGATGCATTCCTTTAATGGTCCACTTTCgttcaaaatttgggaAGGTCGACATACAGTTCCAAATCTTGTCAAGAATTACATGACAGTTAACCCTGAAGATCCCTACGATGTGAAAATCGATTTTCCAGGATTAAATAAAGAACTTAACAGTATTGATTGGACTGAAGTCGCTCATAGAAGATTGCAGTACAGAAGATTTGTTCATGAGGTTCTCTATACCAATTCATATTGGGGAGCCATTAGATTTTCCAGCTTATTACAATTGATCCCACTTTACACAACTTATAATCCAAGAGAATGTTTGGGTATTGATGAATATGTTCGTTATCTGTACAATATGGGTAAAGTggataaaattttggataccgaaagaaatttggataTTCTAAATATGGTGGTTACCAGTTGGAAATATTGCGTAAAAAGTAAGAAAAGATTACCTAAAGTCGAAGACGATATTAGCAGACAGACCATTGAAGTACCCACTAACCCATTTACTGATGAATTCGAGAGTGATTCTGGTGATGTAAACTTTGCCAATACACCTTCGATGGATTTTGGTGTGGATAATTTCATGTGGTCCCCAAGGAAACGGTGA
- the GDE1 gene encoding glycerophosphocholine phosphodiesterase (similar to uniprot|Q02979 Saccharomyces cerevisiae YPL110C Hypothetical ORF), with the protein MKFGKTFPNHQVPSWSHQYVNYKGLKKLIKEITEQQEKLYREEHANLKDNNQPPTKVRDSSKVEQNYMDNEEVKKLLAFFFFALDRDIEKVDNFYNMQFSEYERRLRKLTSSAQFADINNSLMIQSGISLVPRDLQHPQPKINGLNPNYSNTSQPMMPSVSHTPEDISEDLVEVLGILVELRSHFRNLKWYGELNKRAFTKILKKLDKKVGTHQQHAYLQARILPLDFSNDSGISKSLNAINDFLDKVSYKVQDKVSNGTKLSEEEISGVESKNGGLPNDVISLLIEKNDGIGLINELTAIYRSLVLIPTRILVNLLNKSALSQSFQCMDELLKIIPTLRDPTDMNARNFFHHHVIALGKNHKKLSESTAKGAGSPTFATVNTHLNRSHDSSVENEENLDEINNLNSLLKETLDLEAAELPDHNSKLIGAFGPDGINSNDSPASLIHILEKLPAHLRPCLLQKDNYKRTPLHYSAQYGLVEITRIIIENLANWGAWNPDVSIDDTSYWGDSESLTPLHLAVIGSHPQTVRTLLSYVNSNQVVTCPHLLHLATRLNSGSLVESLLSAEGFDLNFCDEESHETPLYLASKLNLYDAAACLLKHGANTELREKLFGWTPIFVAATEGYERIVQLLRDHGAEYVVFDDSGWTPMEHAALRGHLNITKMLKITDHPEICHPKMPSDDMESATNGNNGNLQSPSPDSTTSLATQSDTSTIHSNSNGIVNGSNGSVYGKSDNQSSIEHKPKSSNTKINHRALLKSSTPGGHHKSHSNNGVLQPVKSFGHRYLNSDESLLMITLGGNDSRNTKPAISLNKVPVSKVSSTQLDTALSLVISCADDLSKTPHVLDLPLDDNLDAITFKVPSKSDHSHVVFFDIVPTYGSLPPRSSESPFSYHGDFNTHSYYRNPGMLGSEASLSSSNNTFRNNGSPRVLGRAVALLSKTGAFVGINRRSLNDLITVPIVANETMDVLGTVSFEHFMVTAFNHPKMSLGRTETYWKSLVSTRVIGHRGLGKNFNSKKSLQLGENTVESFIAAASLGASYVEFDVQLTKDNIPVVYHDFLVAETGVDVPMHELTLEQFLDLNNVDGHMDVVNRKDRRRSVDDLESGVHKTRFDDTNAKGGAHEDVSKLLENRMRLTRTYKKDNFKGNFRGHSIASSFVTLKELFKKIPQNVGFNIECKYPMADEAEQEDIGQIAVEMNHWVDTVLQVVYDNANGRDIMFSSFHPDVCVLLSLKQPSIPILFLTEAGTAQMADVRASSLQNAVRFARSWNLLGIVAAAAPIIQAPRLAQVVKSSGLVCVTYGVENNDPENANIEMDAGVDAVIVDSVLAIRKELTKANANAR; encoded by the coding sequence atgaaatttggaaagacaTTTCCCAATCACCAGGTACCATCATGGTCTCATCAGTATGTGAATTACAAAGGCCTAAAAAAACTGATTAAAGAGATCACAGAGCAGCAAGAGAAGCTTTATAGGGAGGAACATGCAAATCTCAAGGATAACAATCAGCCACCTACTAAAGTAAGAGATTCCTCCAAAGTAGAACAGAACTATATGGATAATGAGgaagtgaaaaagttgTTAgcatttttcttctttgccCTCGACAgagatattgaaaaagtggATAATTTTTACAATATGCAATTTTCTGAATATGAAAGAAGGCTGAGAAAACTGACGTCTAGTGCTCAGTTTGCTGATATCAATAATTCCTTAATGATACAATCTGGTATATCTTTAGTACCAAGGGATTTGCAACATCCACAGCCGAAAATCAATGGGTTAAATCCTAATTATTCAAATACCTCTCAACCTATGATGCCATCAGTTTCCCATACTCCTGAAGATAtttctgaagatttagTGGAAGTTCTAGGGATACTGGTGGAATTAAGATCACATTTCCGTAATTTGAAATGGTATggtgaattgaataaaagaGCTTTCactaaaattttgaaaaaattagaCAAAAAAGTTGGTACACACCAACAGCACGCTTATCTACAGGCAAGAATTTTACCGTTAGATTTTTCTAATGATtctggaatttcaaaaagtttAAATGCTATTAACGATTTCTTGGATAAAGTTTCTTATAAGGTCCAAGATAAGGTGTCTAATGGTACCAAATTATCTGAGGAGGAAATTAGTGGTGTGGAATCAAAAAACGGCGGTCTACCGAATGATGTGATTTCTTTGCTCATTGAGAAAAACGACGGTATTGGACTGATTAACGAACTGACAGCCATTTATAGATCATTGGTTTTAATTCCAACTAGAATCTTGGTTAACTTATTGAATAAGTCCGCATTATCACAATCGTTTCAATGTATGGATGAACTGCTGAAGATTATCCCTACGTTGAGAGACCCAACTGATATGAACGCCAGGAATTTTTTCCATCACCATGTAATTGCATTAGGAAAGAATCATAAAAAGTTGAGTGAATCTACAGCAAAGGGCGCTGGTTCACCTACTTTTGCTACCGTTAATACTCATTTAAACAGATCCCATGATAGTAGTGTGGAAAATGAGGAGAATCTGGATGAAATCAATAATTTGAATTCGCTTTTAAAGGAAACTTTGGATCTAGAGGCGGCTGAATTACCTGATCATAATTCGAAATTGATTGGTGCATTTGGTCCAGACGGTATTAATTCAAATGATTCGCCTGCATCTTTAATTCATATTCTAGAAAAATTGCCTGCTCATTTAAGACCATGTTTGTTACAAAAAGATAATTACAAAAGAACACCTTTGCATTATTCTGCTCAATATGGTCTTGTTGAGATTACCAGAATTATTATAGAAAATCTGGCTAACTGGGGCGCATGGAATCCAGACGTTTCCATCGATGATACTTCCTATTGGGGAGACAGTGAATCTTTAACCCCATTACATTTGGCAGTCATTGGATCTCATCCTCAAACAGTGAGAACTTTATTATCATATGTCAACAGTAATCAAGTGGTGACTTGTCCTCATTTACTTCATTTAGCTACTAGATTGAATAGTGGTTCTCTGGTGGAATCATTGTTATCTGCCGAGGGGTTTGATTTGAATTTCTGTGATGAAGAGTCTCACGAAACTCCTCTTTATTTGGCAAGTAAATTGAATTTGTATGATGCTGCAGCTTGTCTATTGAAACATGGTGCTAATACGGAGTTacgtgaaaaattgtttggTTGGACCCCGATCTTTGTTGCTGCTACAGAAGGTTATGAAAGAATCGTTCAACTATTGAGAGACCATGGTGCTGAATATGTGGTTTTTGATGATAGTGGTTGGACTCCAATGGAACATGCCGCTCTGCGTGGTCATTTAAATATTACtaaaatgttgaaaattACTGATCATCCAGAAATTTGTCACCCAAAGATGCCATCCGATGATATGGAATCTGCTACCAATGGAAATAATGGTAATCTGCAATCGCCATCACCAGATTCAACTACATCTCTAGCAACTCAAAGTGATACTAGTACTATTCACAGTAACTCTAATGGAATCGTTAACGGTAGTAATGGTAGTGTTTATGGTAAATCGGATAATCAAAGCTCTATTGAACATAAACCAAAGAGTTCGAACACAAAGATTAACCATAGAGCATTGTTAAAGTCATCAACTCCTGGTGGTCATCATAAATCACATTCAAATAACGGTGTTTTACAGCCGGTTAAATCATTTGGCCACAGATATTTGAATAGCGATGAATCTCTTTTGATGATTACATTAGGTGGTAACGATTCTCGCAATACAAAACCAGCAATATCGTTGAACAAAGTTCCAGTTTCGAAAGTTTCATCTACTCAATTAGATACGGCATTGTCCTTGGTAATTAGTTGTGCTGATGATTTGTCTAAAACACCACATGTATTAGATCTACCGTTGGATGACAATTTGGATGCTATTACTTTTAAAGTTCCTTCCAAATCTGACCATTCACATGTGGTGTTTTTTGATATTGTTCCCACTTATGGTTCGTTACCACCAAGGTCTTCAGAGAGCCCATTTTCTTACCATGGTGATTTTAACACCCATTCTTATTATAGAAACCCTGGTATGTTGGGTTCAGAAGCATCTTTGTCCTCTAGCAACAACACTTTTCGTAATAACGGTTCTCCTAGGGTTCTTGGCCGTGCGGTGGCCCTGTTGTCAAAGACGGGTGCATTTGTTGGAATTAACCGTCGCTCATTGAACGATTTGATTACAGTCCCCATTGTGGCTAACGAAACTATGGATGTTCTGGGAACTGTGTCCTTTGAACATTTCATGGTTACTGCATTTAATCATCCAAAAATGTCTTTGGGACGTACTGAAACTTACTGGAAATCTTTGGTTTCAACCAGAGTTATAGGACATCGTGgtcttggtaaaaattttaattctaaGAAATCTTTACAATTGGGTGAAAATACAGTGGAATCATTCATTGCTGCAGCATCTCTAGGTGCTTCTTATGTGGAATTCGATGTTCAATTGACTAAGGATAATATTCCAGTGGTTTATCACGATTTCCTAGTGGCAGAAACGGGTGTTGACGTTCCTATGCATGAATTGACATTGGAGCAATTTCTAGATTTGAATAACGTCGATGGTCATATGGACGTAGTTAATCGAAAGGATAGACGCCGGTCAGTGGATGATTTGGAATCGGGTGTTCATAAGACCCGATTTGATGATACTAATGCAAAGGGTGGTGCTCATGAAGATGTGTCGAAACTGTTAGAAAACCGTATGAGGCTTACGAGGACCTATAAAAAGgacaatttcaaaggtaATTTTAGAGGTCATTCGATCGCATCTTCATTCGtcactttgaaagaattgtttaaaaAGATTCCTCAAAATGTAGGCTTTAACATTGAATGCAAATACCCGATGGCCGATGAAGCTGAGCAGGAAGATATTGGACAAATCGCTGTAGAAATGAATCACTGGGTGGATACCGTTTTACAAGTGGTTTATGATAACGCTAATGGTCGTGATATTATGTTTTCTTCATTCCATCCTGATGTTTGTGTGTTGCTTTCTCTAAAGCAACCATCGATACCTATTCTGTTTCTAACCGAAGCGGGTACTGCACAAATGGCAGATGTAAGGGCTtcttctttacaaaatgcaGTTAGATTTGCTAGAAGCTGGAATTTGTTAGGTATTGTGGCTGCTGCGGCTCCTATTATTCAGGCACCCAGATTGGCACAAGTTGTTAAGAGCAGTGGCTTGGTCTGTGTTACCTATGGTGTGGAAAATAATGATCCAGAGAATGCCAACATTGAAATGGACGCTGGTGTAGATGCTGTGATCGTTGATAGTGTTTTGGCCATTAGAAAAGAGCTAACAAAAGCAAATGCAAATGCTAGATAA